The following coding sequences are from one Paenarthrobacter ureafaciens window:
- a CDS encoding MarR family transcriptional regulator — MFTLTINQRDSRRDGDLVPKLLKDLRHIPALIDFDRSVEDEVQGIVDSSHQAVESALIALRSGQWYVGIGVGPINEPLPNLVKDASGHGLVYARRAVERLRYGKERVPVAVDGPYADQAAEAEAVLRLLGHIVQERSVAEWRVLDLLTPGVRGQQKAVAQELGISTQAVSRAVARAQWAEEHAARPAAARLLQLILEVR, encoded by the coding sequence GTGCCGAAGCTCCTGAAGGACCTGCGGCACATACCGGCGCTCATCGACTTTGACCGTTCGGTTGAGGATGAAGTGCAAGGCATCGTCGACTCGAGCCACCAAGCCGTTGAATCGGCCCTGATAGCCCTGCGCAGCGGGCAGTGGTACGTGGGAATCGGCGTTGGACCCATCAATGAACCCCTGCCGAACCTGGTGAAGGATGCCTCCGGCCACGGCCTGGTGTACGCCCGGCGGGCTGTTGAACGCCTCCGGTATGGAAAAGAGCGCGTGCCGGTAGCGGTCGACGGACCGTATGCGGACCAAGCCGCGGAAGCCGAGGCTGTGCTCCGGCTGCTCGGACATATAGTGCAGGAACGCAGCGTGGCGGAGTGGCGGGTGCTGGACCTGTTGACGCCGGGCGTTCGGGGGCAGCAGAAGGCCGTGGCTCAGGAACTGGGCATCAGCACGCAGGCCGTGAGCAGGGCCGTGGCGCGGGCGCAGTGGGCCGAGGAGCATGCAGCCCGCCCGGCCGCGGCCCGGTTACTGCAGCTGATTCTCGAGGTGCGCTGA